In Portunus trituberculatus isolate SZX2019 chromosome 28, ASM1759143v1, whole genome shotgun sequence, one genomic interval encodes:
- the LOC123510217 gene encoding uncharacterized protein LOC123510217, whose product MFQLPNPRPAPSSSTSEASPSPSTPSTQASRSKRKVSGPQDPSPLHEAVSVLKSIAGPPVSGLPYVCGLMVQTVFEKYPESKHLDLANRLTTFLKELQLEKAERLEECANKASREASHATCGVMDATFSSCSFLSLTHSRCTITMFLLEEFI is encoded by the exons ATGTTCCAGCTCCCTAATCCTAGGCCTGCTCCATCTTCATCAACTTCTGAGGCAAGCCCTTCACCTAGCACACCTTCCACTCAAGCTAGTAGGAGTAAAAGGAAGGTGTCTGGACCACAGGACCCCTCTCCACTTCATGAAGCAGTGTCTGTTCTGAAGTCAATTGCAGGACCACCAGTATCAGGCTTACCATATGTATGTGGCCTTATGGTGCAAACTGTTTTTGAAAAGTATCCAGAAAGCAAGCATCTTGATCTTGCAAACCGTTTAACCACCTTCTTAAAGGAGCTACAACTGGAGAAAGCAGaaagattagag GAATGTGCCAATAAAGCGAGCAGAGAGGCTTCTCACGCCACATGTGGTGTGATGGATGCAACCTTCAGCTCGTGTTCCTTCCTCAGCCTCACCCACTCAAGGTGCACAATCACTATGTTCCTCCTCGAGGAGTTCATCTGA